One genomic region from Stackebrandtia nassauensis DSM 44728 encodes:
- a CDS encoding DUF6493 family protein, giving the protein MEWNDLETRLTARQPGDVDDFAEQLVRLDDRQRRALSGPLSTFVKSWWNGEDKANVESARLAVVGVTNSAAAVANWLRREAELLQSAWHNFPRGFEVTASRQRTDRLTRVLHARDDAWIIDVFESLAARLRYSGSSEWRDFVVAKVSELGITPPVTLGFTECWIGRYINYGEATYDERLARMRADALLPTMLDALFALDGLGRHFEILLWTDHGKLALPTYLESLMERGDVERGFLIDGCLRRLLRGGRPGDLLPYRKLLESLAATPTEVAERARDFAALLPDAAPATAGVAQKALRSADEAGHLDGSIVVDAAERVLFRPERKIVRDQLSWIDKAVRRHADVAADLMTASAIAFGHDSTDIQSRAVTLVGAHAAVLTPETRTALASQATTLPTAERERLAGILDLEPVPTPEPVAAPDAPGSLPMPEPIASVAELAERMAGLRATLTTDPHGERLDPASIEPVLAALVTFSHRDRPGLAAALKPVLSELDFIDPRWYNGLEPRLLDGVLYAAARAAGDAYPIELDADILYGPTVPEEQRTKEWSTQLSYWRKGLAGMSGPERVLAHRLAEIAWAITERPVPTLVATPTDTIGRIDPSVLIERIERAESEDWQPWELDFQQALLRLPNDADADVIARAAKLTSPAGRRLADWLASRDRPEISVVERPMVMYDRYGDEDDEKALPLATVSIRQPNPVGTQLLDQLRLSFAQRVLEEDVTVERPDWPRTWSAVFPARRDVLAAHLAWLLGPEAYWDLIQPREDRYYLAMLPDLAEADGPTGVSLTTCLAFGLTVATAADRACAVEALTVLAARDQLDAEALADAMADNVLSGLGKCTRIAVALRETAEAGAAEQVWRILATALPKLLTTDPAPNRLADLAELAARTAETVGAHGEIPTIAQTATRRGSSKLLRETRRLHQYLTRPNPSP; this is encoded by the coding sequence TGGAGTCGGCGCGGCTGGCCGTCGTCGGTGTCACGAACAGTGCCGCCGCTGTCGCCAACTGGCTGCGCCGGGAAGCCGAACTGCTCCAATCGGCCTGGCACAACTTCCCGCGCGGCTTCGAGGTGACCGCCAGCCGTCAGCGGACCGACCGGCTGACCCGGGTACTGCACGCTCGTGACGACGCCTGGATCATCGACGTGTTCGAGAGCCTGGCCGCCCGGCTGCGTTACTCGGGATCCAGCGAGTGGCGGGACTTCGTGGTCGCCAAGGTCTCCGAACTCGGCATCACCCCGCCGGTCACCCTCGGGTTCACCGAATGCTGGATCGGACGCTACATCAACTACGGCGAGGCCACATACGACGAACGCCTGGCCCGGATGCGCGCCGACGCGCTACTGCCGACGATGCTCGACGCGCTGTTCGCCCTGGACGGCCTCGGGCGGCACTTCGAGATCCTGCTGTGGACCGACCACGGCAAGCTCGCGCTGCCGACCTATCTGGAATCGCTCATGGAGCGCGGCGACGTCGAGCGGGGATTCCTCATCGACGGCTGCCTGCGCCGACTGCTGCGCGGCGGCAGGCCCGGCGACCTGCTGCCGTACCGCAAACTGCTGGAGAGCCTCGCGGCCACCCCGACCGAGGTCGCCGAACGCGCCCGAGACTTCGCCGCCCTGCTCCCGGACGCCGCCCCCGCGACCGCCGGGGTCGCGCAGAAGGCACTGCGATCCGCCGACGAAGCCGGGCACCTCGACGGCTCCATCGTCGTCGACGCCGCCGAACGGGTGCTGTTCCGGCCGGAGCGCAAGATTGTCCGCGACCAACTGTCCTGGATCGACAAAGCGGTCCGGCGACATGCCGATGTTGCCGCCGACCTGATGACCGCGAGCGCGATCGCCTTCGGACATGATTCCACCGATATCCAAAGCCGCGCCGTCACACTGGTCGGCGCCCATGCCGCCGTGCTGACACCCGAAACCCGTACCGCCCTGGCGAGCCAGGCGACGACCCTGCCCACCGCCGAACGCGAACGCCTCGCCGGAATCCTCGACCTCGAACCGGTTCCGACACCCGAACCCGTCGCGGCACCCGACGCTCCCGGCTCGCTGCCGATGCCGGAACCCATCGCCTCGGTCGCGGAGCTCGCCGAACGGATGGCGGGCCTGCGCGCCACGCTCACCACCGACCCGCACGGCGAACGCCTTGACCCGGCGAGCATCGAACCGGTCCTGGCGGCACTGGTGACGTTCAGCCACCGCGACCGTCCCGGTCTGGCGGCGGCACTCAAACCGGTACTGTCCGAACTCGACTTCATCGACCCGCGCTGGTACAACGGCCTCGAACCCCGACTGCTCGACGGCGTCCTGTACGCCGCCGCCCGCGCGGCCGGTGACGCCTACCCGATCGAACTGGACGCGGACATCCTCTACGGCCCAACGGTTCCCGAAGAACAGCGCACCAAGGAGTGGTCGACCCAGCTCTCATACTGGCGCAAGGGCCTGGCCGGGATGTCCGGCCCCGAACGGGTCCTGGCACACCGGCTGGCCGAAATCGCCTGGGCCATCACCGAACGACCGGTGCCGACGCTGGTGGCCACCCCGACCGACACGATCGGACGCATTGACCCGTCCGTCCTCATCGAACGCATCGAACGCGCCGAATCCGAGGACTGGCAGCCGTGGGAGCTCGACTTCCAACAGGCCCTGCTGCGACTGCCGAACGACGCCGACGCGGACGTGATCGCACGGGCGGCGAAACTGACCAGCCCGGCCGGGCGACGGCTGGCCGACTGGCTCGCGTCCCGCGACCGCCCCGAGATCAGCGTCGTCGAACGGCCCATGGTCATGTACGACCGTTACGGCGACGAGGACGACGAGAAGGCGCTGCCGCTGGCCACAGTGTCGATCCGGCAACCGAATCCGGTCGGCACGCAACTGCTGGACCAGCTGCGACTGTCGTTCGCCCAGCGCGTCCTGGAGGAAGACGTCACCGTCGAGCGCCCGGACTGGCCCCGCACCTGGAGCGCCGTCTTCCCGGCCCGCCGCGACGTCCTGGCCGCCCACCTCGCCTGGCTACTGGGCCCGGAGGCGTACTGGGACCTGATCCAGCCCAGGGAAGATCGCTACTACCTGGCGATGCTGCCCGATCTGGCCGAAGCCGACGGCCCGACCGGTGTCAGCCTCACCACCTGCCTCGCCTTCGGGCTCACCGTCGCCACCGCCGCCGACCGCGCCTGCGCGGTGGAAGCGCTCACGGTGCTGGCCGCCCGCGACCAGCTCGACGCCGAAGCCCTCGCCGACGCGATGGCCGACAACGTCCTGTCCGGACTGGGCAAATGCACCCGCATCGCGGTGGCGCTACGCGAAACCGCCGAAGCCGGTGCGGCCGAACAGGTCTGGCGAATCCTGGCGACGGCCCTGCCGAAACTCCTGACGACCGACCCGGCACCCAACCGGCTCGCCGACCTGGCGGAACTGGCCGCCCGCACCGCCGAAACCGTTGGCGCCCACGGCGAAATCCCGACTATCGCGCAGACCGCCACCCGGCGCGGCTCCAGCAAACTACTGCGCGAGACCCGACGGCTGCACCAATACCTGACCCGCCCGAACCCCTCGCCATGA
- a CDS encoding response regulator: MTIALLIVDDHPVVRDGLRGMLSTQSDFTVVGEAAGGEEALAMLSDHDVDVMLTDLRMPAPSGAALIRLIAKRHPRVRVLVLTTYDTDADVLPAMEAGAVGYLLKDTPRQDLYRAVRSAADGETALSPSVAARLVDRLRSPGPARSSALSAREIEVLSLVAAGNSNKAIAAALFISEATVKTHLLHIYGKLGVNDRAAAVAAGYDSGLLGPSS; this comes from the coding sequence ATGACGATCGCTTTGCTGATCGTGGACGATCATCCGGTGGTGCGGGATGGCTTGCGCGGCATGCTGTCGACCCAGTCCGACTTCACCGTCGTCGGTGAGGCCGCCGGTGGAGAGGAGGCGCTGGCGATGCTGTCGGACCACGACGTCGACGTGATGCTGACCGATCTGCGCATGCCCGCCCCGTCCGGTGCGGCGTTGATCCGGCTCATCGCGAAACGGCACCCGCGGGTGCGGGTGCTGGTGTTGACCACTTATGACACCGACGCCGACGTCCTGCCCGCTATGGAGGCCGGGGCGGTGGGCTACCTGCTGAAGGACACGCCCCGCCAGGATCTGTACCGGGCGGTGCGCTCGGCCGCCGACGGCGAGACGGCCCTGTCCCCGTCGGTGGCGGCCCGGCTCGTCGACCGGCTGCGGTCGCCGGGTCCCGCGAGATCGTCCGCGTTGAGTGCCCGGGAGATCGAGGTGCTGTCGCTCGTAGCGGCCGGAAACTCCAATAAGGCCATCGCCGCCGCGTTGTTCATCAGCGAGGCCACGGTCAAGACCCATCTGCTGCACATCTACGGCAAGCTCGGCGTCAACGACCGTGCGGCGGCGGTGGCCGCCGGGTACGACAGCGGCCTGCTGGGTCCGTCCAGTTGA
- a CDS encoding sensor histidine kinase, with protein sequence MTTPHGPRPVSASAGRLAGPGTAPGGDPEPLEHRWNRIWALLPFALLAPASVIAALDTTGWIARGLILALAVALAGWHIWWILCNPQWPEQSLAHMAVYFLGAIALLAALRSRDEVFVIAVSGFFPMAFVALPGAWAYPGVVLLSLLTVPEAPRGLWQGLTLGDLLFPTVGVAVASFIGAMMRTVEREAIRRREVNARLVALADENAALQARLVEQARQAGVTAERARLARDMHDTVAQGLAGIVTQLETAEADPDDTARRLRIARDLARDSLVEVRRSVAALRPALLDDADLAEALAREVDAWRHRNDIAATFTVTGTPVPLDAAVDEAVLRVAQEALSNTARHAKASRLGVTLSYMEDMLVLDIRDDGEGFAVDAEPRQGFGLTAMRQRVEQLDGSVHIESKPGAGTAVSVSLPLDGDDQ encoded by the coding sequence GTGACGACACCCCACGGACCTCGCCCGGTCTCGGCCTCCGCTGGCCGCCTGGCCGGGCCTGGTACCGCTCCCGGCGGCGATCCCGAGCCCCTGGAACACCGCTGGAACCGCATCTGGGCGCTGCTGCCGTTCGCGTTGCTGGCACCGGCGTCGGTGATAGCCGCCCTCGACACGACCGGATGGATCGCGCGCGGGTTGATCCTCGCGCTGGCGGTGGCTCTGGCGGGCTGGCACATCTGGTGGATCCTGTGTAATCCACAGTGGCCAGAACAGTCGCTGGCACACATGGCGGTGTACTTCCTCGGCGCGATAGCACTGCTGGCCGCGCTGCGTTCGCGGGACGAGGTCTTCGTCATCGCGGTATCCGGCTTCTTTCCGATGGCGTTTGTCGCGCTGCCGGGAGCATGGGCCTACCCCGGAGTGGTGCTGCTGAGTCTGCTGACAGTTCCCGAGGCACCGCGAGGGTTGTGGCAAGGACTGACCCTCGGTGACCTGCTGTTCCCGACGGTGGGGGTGGCGGTGGCGAGTTTCATCGGGGCCATGATGCGGACGGTGGAGCGCGAGGCCATCCGACGCCGCGAGGTCAACGCCCGACTGGTCGCGCTGGCCGACGAGAACGCCGCCCTGCAGGCGCGCCTCGTCGAACAGGCCCGCCAGGCCGGTGTCACGGCCGAACGGGCTCGGCTCGCCCGCGACATGCACGACACCGTCGCCCAGGGGCTGGCCGGGATCGTCACCCAGCTCGAAACCGCCGAGGCCGATCCCGACGACACCGCCCGACGGTTGCGCATCGCCCGTGACCTGGCTCGCGACAGTCTCGTGGAGGTGCGCCGCAGCGTCGCCGCGCTGCGTCCGGCGCTGCTCGACGACGCCGATCTCGCCGAGGCGCTGGCTCGCGAGGTCGACGCGTGGCGGCACCGCAACGACATCGCCGCCACGTTCACGGTCACCGGGACGCCGGTCCCGCTCGACGCGGCGGTGGACGAGGCGGTGCTGCGGGTGGCTCAGGAGGCGCTGTCCAACACCGCCCGGCACGCGAAGGCGTCCCGGCTCGGCGTCACACTGTCATATATGGAGGACATGCTGGTGCTGGACATTCGCGACGACGGCGAGGGATTCGCCGTCGACGCCGAGCCTCGTCAGGGGTTTGGTCTCACCGCGATGCGGCAGCGGGTGGAGCAGCTCGACGGCAGTGTCCACATCGAGTCGAAGCCCGGTGCGGGTACCGCCGTCAGTGTCAGTCTCCCGCTCGACGGTGACGACCAATGA
- a CDS encoding DUF418 domain-containing protein — MSTSTVQPVGPVADTERSLAPDLGRGLMLALIALANSAVYLYNRPYGARQHIIETEFLDRLVAFVNTVFVEVRAYPLFAALFGYGVVHAYRRGRAASDDHRARGILRRRGFWLIVFGAVHALVLFSGDILGLYGVLSLILLTMLRLRDRTLLIVGGAWLVLAAVVQGLVYSDSGPNEERAFFWSFTTTEPLAAAGLRVGEWLMTPFGLVGVFSAALAGMWAARHGVLDQPGRHRTLLKRVAAIGVGLSVLGGIPIGTQVAGVWSSTSFGTDYAVSAVHVVTGVAGGLGYAALFGLLAARIGNRPGPVLRAVAACGQRSLSFYLFQSVIFVALFVPYTLGLGGELGSAATAGVALATWLAGVGLAELLRRAGRRGPAETLLRRLSYRRS; from the coding sequence ATGTCGACGTCCACTGTGCAGCCTGTCGGGCCCGTCGCCGACACCGAACGATCCCTGGCCCCGGATCTGGGCCGGGGTTTGATGCTGGCGCTCATCGCGCTGGCCAATTCCGCTGTCTACCTCTACAACCGGCCCTACGGGGCTCGGCAGCACATCATCGAGACCGAGTTCCTCGATCGGCTGGTCGCGTTCGTCAACACGGTGTTCGTCGAGGTCCGCGCATACCCGCTGTTCGCGGCGTTGTTCGGCTACGGCGTCGTCCATGCCTACCGCCGCGGTCGGGCCGCATCCGACGACCACCGAGCCCGAGGAATCCTGCGACGGCGCGGGTTCTGGCTGATCGTCTTCGGAGCCGTGCACGCACTTGTGCTGTTCTCCGGGGACATTCTCGGCCTGTACGGGGTACTCAGCCTGATCCTGCTGACGATGCTGCGGCTGCGCGACAGGACGCTCCTGATCGTCGGCGGGGCGTGGCTGGTGCTCGCGGCCGTGGTCCAGGGCCTTGTCTACAGTGATTCCGGCCCGAACGAGGAGCGGGCTTTCTTCTGGTCCTTCACCACCACGGAACCGCTCGCGGCCGCCGGACTGCGTGTCGGCGAATGGCTCATGACCCCGTTCGGCTTGGTGGGCGTCTTCAGTGCCGCGCTGGCCGGGATGTGGGCGGCCCGGCACGGAGTACTGGACCAGCCCGGCCGCCACCGGACGCTGCTGAAGCGGGTCGCCGCCATCGGCGTGGGGCTGTCGGTGCTCGGGGGCATCCCGATCGGTACGCAGGTGGCGGGCGTGTGGTCTTCGACCTCCTTCGGCACCGACTACGCGGTCTCCGCGGTCCACGTCGTCACCGGAGTGGCCGGTGGCCTCGGTTACGCCGCCCTGTTCGGTCTGCTGGCCGCCCGGATCGGCAATCGGCCGGGGCCGGTGCTGCGGGCCGTGGCCGCGTGCGGGCAGCGTTCGCTGAGCTTCTATCTGTTCCAGTCGGTGATATTCGTGGCACTGTTCGTCCCGTACACACTGGGACTCGGCGGCGAACTGGGTTCGGCGGCCACCGCGGGCGTGGCGCTGGCGACCTGGCTGGCCGGGGTCGGCCTGGCGGAGCTACTGCGGCGCGCCGGTCGGCGGGGACCGGCCGAGACGCTGCTGCGCCGGTTGAGTTACCGCAGGTCCTGA
- a CDS encoding HAD-IA family hydrolase, with amino-acid sequence MNRISLVCADMAGTTVSDGGIVEQAASVALEECGIPAGSSGHDSAMSYIRQTMGQSKIEVFRAVTSDEDTAQLANASFERNISALATDGRITALPHAVDALKALRDKGIKIALTTGFAPATQDAILRALDWETLIDLAVAPGKELRGRPNPDMVLHAVLRLGIDDVREVAVVGDSVNDVYSGLRAGASVVAGVTTGSHDANALRKAGATHVLDDIGQLPGLVGA; translated from the coding sequence ATGAATCGAATTTCCCTGGTGTGTGCCGACATGGCCGGTACGACGGTGTCCGACGGGGGCATTGTGGAGCAGGCCGCTTCGGTCGCGCTCGAGGAGTGCGGGATACCGGCCGGATCGTCCGGTCACGATTCCGCGATGAGCTACATCCGTCAGACCATGGGTCAGTCCAAGATCGAGGTGTTCCGGGCCGTCACCTCCGATGAGGACACCGCCCAGCTGGCCAACGCGTCCTTCGAACGCAATATCTCCGCCCTGGCCACCGACGGGCGGATCACGGCGTTGCCGCACGCGGTCGACGCGCTGAAAGCGCTGCGGGACAAGGGCATCAAGATCGCGTTGACGACGGGTTTCGCCCCGGCGACCCAGGACGCGATCCTGCGGGCCCTCGACTGGGAGACGCTGATCGATCTGGCCGTGGCTCCCGGCAAGGAGCTGCGGGGTCGGCCGAACCCGGACATGGTGCTGCACGCGGTGCTGCGGCTGGGCATCGACGACGTCCGTGAGGTCGCGGTCGTCGGCGACAGCGTCAACGACGTCTACAGTGGCCTTCGCGCAGGGGCCAGTGTCGTCGCCGGGGTCACCACCGGATCCCACGACGCCAACGCCCTGCGCAAGGCCGGGGCCACCCACGTTCTCGACGACATCGGGCAGCTGCCCGGCCTGGTCGGCGCCTGA
- a CDS encoding LysR family transcriptional regulator yields MAGVERDEMEVFLTLSEELHFGRTAKRLFLSQGRVSQLLRGLEHRIGGRLFDRSSRRVTLTPLGTRFLSEAGPAFRLLDAAFQEARASTRSLDGVLRIGFTGGADLTLLDAIPRFQERYPGCDLEMYELKLSDPFGPLHRGEVDLAAVCEPVVDTGLESAGALATAPLVVGVSVAHPFASRSRIAAEELADCRMIDIKEPAPSRWRERSSPTRTPGGTPIPRGPVACTVQEVLSQIATNRGVMLFCDNFPAYNGHRDITFVPVDGLPDSRSTLIWRRGEDNARVRAFTELAVAAAQRDGVETSSRASE; encoded by the coding sequence GTGGCGGGCGTGGAGCGCGACGAGATGGAGGTGTTCCTCACCCTCAGCGAGGAGCTCCACTTCGGGCGTACCGCCAAGCGGCTGTTCCTGTCGCAGGGCCGGGTCAGCCAGCTGCTGCGGGGGTTGGAGCACCGCATCGGCGGCCGGCTGTTCGACCGCTCCAGTCGCCGGGTCACACTGACGCCGCTGGGCACCCGGTTCCTGTCCGAGGCGGGTCCGGCGTTTCGGCTGCTCGACGCGGCCTTCCAGGAGGCGCGGGCCAGTACCCGCAGCCTGGACGGGGTGCTGCGCATCGGGTTCACCGGCGGCGCCGACCTGACGCTGCTGGACGCCATTCCGCGGTTCCAGGAGCGTTACCCCGGCTGTGACCTGGAGATGTACGAGCTGAAGCTGTCCGACCCGTTCGGGCCGCTGCATCGCGGCGAGGTCGATCTGGCGGCGGTGTGCGAGCCGGTCGTCGACACCGGGCTGGAGTCGGCGGGGGCGCTGGCCACCGCGCCGCTGGTGGTCGGCGTCTCGGTGGCGCACCCGTTCGCGTCCCGGTCCCGGATCGCGGCCGAGGAACTGGCCGACTGCCGCATGATCGACATCAAGGAGCCCGCGCCGAGCCGGTGGCGGGAACGCTCCTCGCCGACCCGCACTCCCGGCGGCACCCCGATCCCCCGGGGCCCGGTGGCCTGCACCGTGCAGGAGGTGCTGTCCCAGATCGCCACGAATCGGGGCGTCATGCTGTTCTGCGACAACTTCCCCGCGTACAACGGCCACCGTGACATCACCTTCGTCCCGGTCGACGGGCTGCCCGACTCCCGGTCGACGCTGATCTGGCGCCGGGGCGAGGACAACGCGCGGGTGCGGGCGTTCACCGAACTCGCGGTCGCGGCAGCCCAGCGTGATGGCGTCGAAACTTCGTCTCGCGCATCGGAGTAG
- a CDS encoding MFS transporter, producing MTTTLTPAPTRPRRSAALGWIGVVAVATGTFSIVTTEMLPVGLLTRIGPDLGVSDGASGQLMTTASSMAFVAALTIVLVAGRLDRRFVLAGMMGVLLVANLVTALTDSFVVLLAARVMVGMAIGGFWAIGASLATRLVPERSVARASSVIFSGVSIASVAGVPAGMFIGDHAGWRAAFLALAGLSAIVLVAMLTLLPALPSRRSLRPRDLAVLLRNRPVLIGLGGLALIVIGHFTAYTYVTPALKAAAGIDGGAAAVVLLIYGSAGIAGTFVAGALTGGHLRAVLLTSGGFIVAATVAIPLLVSGPITATVTLIVWGLGYGAVPVGLQVLTLRSAPEAPEAVSALFVAGFQVAIGLGAVFGGVAVDLSGPQAPMWVGAIAAAAMVALVFAAVRLPHRPRDSR from the coding sequence ATGACAACCACGCTGACACCGGCACCCACCCGCCCCCGACGCTCGGCCGCGCTCGGCTGGATCGGCGTCGTGGCCGTGGCGACCGGAACCTTCTCGATCGTCACCACCGAGATGCTGCCGGTGGGCCTGCTGACACGCATCGGCCCCGACCTCGGCGTCTCGGACGGCGCGAGTGGACAGTTGATGACCACCGCCTCGTCGATGGCGTTTGTGGCGGCGCTGACGATCGTGCTCGTCGCCGGACGGCTCGACCGGCGGTTCGTCCTGGCGGGCATGATGGGCGTGCTGCTGGTCGCCAACCTGGTCACCGCGCTGACCGACAGCTTTGTGGTGCTGCTGGCCGCGCGGGTGATGGTCGGGATGGCCATCGGCGGTTTCTGGGCCATCGGCGCCAGCCTCGCGACCCGGCTGGTGCCGGAACGGTCCGTTGCCCGGGCCAGCTCGGTGATCTTCAGCGGCGTGTCGATCGCCTCGGTCGCCGGAGTCCCGGCGGGCATGTTCATCGGCGACCACGCCGGTTGGCGGGCCGCGTTCCTGGCGCTGGCCGGACTGTCGGCGATCGTGCTCGTCGCGATGCTCACCCTGCTGCCCGCCCTCCCGTCGCGACGTTCGCTGCGGCCCCGGGACCTGGCCGTGCTGCTGCGAAACCGTCCCGTCCTGATCGGACTGGGCGGGCTGGCGCTGATCGTGATCGGCCACTTCACCGCTTACACCTACGTGACCCCGGCACTGAAGGCCGCCGCCGGAATCGACGGCGGCGCCGCCGCGGTCGTCCTGCTGATCTACGGCAGCGCGGGCATCGCCGGGACCTTCGTCGCCGGGGCGCTCACGGGCGGACACCTGCGGGCGGTGTTGTTGACCAGCGGCGGGTTCATCGTCGCGGCCACCGTCGCGATCCCGCTGCTCGTGTCCGGCCCCATCACCGCGACGGTGACGCTGATCGTGTGGGGCCTGGGCTACGGCGCCGTCCCCGTCGGACTTCAGGTGCTGACGCTGCGATCGGCACCCGAAGCGCCCGAAGCGGTCTCGGCGCTGTTCGTGGCCGGGTTCCAGGTCGCGATCGGACTGGGCGCCGTGTTCGGGGGAGTGGCGGTCGACCTGTCCGGCCCGCAGGCTCCGATGTGGGTGGGCGCGATCGCCGCCGCCGCGATGGTGGCGCTGGTGTTCGCTGCCGTGCGGCTACCTCACCGGCCCCGGGACAGCAGGTAG
- a CDS encoding DivIVA domain-containing protein, whose protein sequence is MNTPFQPPTFTIVMRGYDVERVNQLVARIAAAHDNPDAITAAELRDVKLPVVARGFKTKQVDQFLASTVTALAASGQPQRPTVAAVPSLSTRPRGDRFPKRFGNAYRPGDVDAFVERVSSTLNTTLTSHETRSVRFGTGFRGYAVDPVDAWLDQVQTYLLSRGR, encoded by the coding sequence GTGAACACCCCGTTCCAGCCGCCCACGTTCACGATCGTCATGCGTGGCTACGACGTCGAGCGGGTGAACCAGCTCGTGGCCAGGATCGCCGCGGCGCACGACAACCCGGACGCCATCACGGCCGCCGAGCTGCGGGACGTGAAGCTGCCGGTGGTGGCGCGGGGATTCAAGACCAAGCAGGTGGACCAGTTCCTCGCCAGCACCGTCACGGCCCTGGCAGCAAGTGGCCAGCCGCAGCGGCCCACGGTCGCGGCGGTGCCGAGTCTGTCGACCCGGCCGCGCGGTGACCGGTTCCCGAAACGGTTCGGCAACGCCTACCGTCCCGGCGATGTGGACGCCTTTGTGGAGCGGGTGTCGTCGACGCTGAACACCACTTTGACCTCGCACGAGACCCGGTCGGTGCGGTTCGGCACCGGGTTTCGCGGCTACGCGGTCGATCCGGTGGACGCCTGGCTGGACCAGGTGCAGACCTACCTGCTGTCCCGGGGCCGGTGA
- a CDS encoding MFS transporter produces the protein MAVASPTAPQTRSRAVLPIACAAIVPVLMNYTSPLISLPETAAGVGAGPLAQTWIMNASPLGLAAALLVAGILADNFGRRRMLLVGALGMGLTSAIVALSTDAAVLIGARIGQGVAGAAIIAASLGLLGSNYTDPAERGRATGLWAMALGAGLAVGPLATGALTEAWSWRAIYWVYAAVSIALAVAVTRLDESRAEQRRPVHYAGIVSFVSGMCFLLAAITLARTGWTRLPVLVLLGATVVALAGFVALSLRHHAPMVDMRLFRHRPFLLSVTGSGLNGLLMIGVMSVLPTAWQHTHHFDALHMAIPFTVYPLAALVIARLARYVPVPPIRLLAIGYGLSLAQLLMVGSMTNWSMPRVVISYLIAGIGAGFVNAANARMAVDSVPSANASMGSGAANTARYVGSAMGVAIGIAVVGGLGWADGVNSVLIGSAVLLGLAALGYASVGRVRRPSLA, from the coding sequence ATGGCCGTCGCCTCCCCTACCGCCCCACAGACCCGATCGCGGGCCGTACTGCCGATCGCGTGCGCCGCGATCGTCCCGGTGCTCATGAACTACACCTCGCCGTTGATCTCACTGCCGGAGACCGCCGCCGGAGTGGGAGCCGGACCGCTCGCGCAGACCTGGATCATGAACGCCTCTCCCCTGGGACTGGCCGCCGCGCTGCTGGTGGCCGGGATCCTCGCCGACAACTTCGGACGCCGGCGGATGCTGTTGGTCGGCGCGCTCGGGATGGGCTTGACCAGTGCGATCGTGGCACTGTCCACCGACGCCGCTGTCCTGATCGGAGCCCGGATCGGGCAGGGAGTCGCGGGCGCGGCCATCATCGCCGCCAGCCTCGGCCTGCTCGGCAGCAACTACACCGACCCGGCCGAGCGGGGCCGGGCGACCGGGCTGTGGGCCATGGCCTTGGGGGCCGGGCTGGCCGTCGGGCCGCTGGCCACCGGGGCGCTCACCGAGGCGTGGAGCTGGCGGGCCATCTACTGGGTCTACGCCGCCGTGTCGATCGCGCTGGCGGTCGCCGTCACCAGACTGGACGAGTCGCGCGCCGAACAGCGGCGACCGGTCCACTATGCCGGGATCGTCAGCTTCGTGTCCGGAATGTGCTTCCTGCTGGCGGCGATCACGCTGGCCCGCACCGGTTGGACGCGGCTCCCGGTGCTGGTGCTGCTGGGTGCGACGGTGGTGGCGCTGGCCGGATTCGTGGCACTGTCGCTGCGGCACCACGCGCCGATGGTCGACATGCGACTGTTCCGGCACCGGCCGTTCCTGTTGTCGGTCACCGGTTCCGGCCTCAACGGTCTGCTCATGATCGGGGTGATGAGCGTGCTGCCCACCGCGTGGCAGCACACCCACCACTTCGACGCGCTGCACATGGCGATCCCGTTCACGGTGTACCCGCTGGCGGCGCTGGTCATCGCGCGGCTGGCGCGATACGTGCCGGTGCCGCCGATCCGGCTGCTGGCCATCGGCTATGGACTGTCGCTGGCGCAGCTGCTCATGGTGGGTTCGATGACGAACTGGTCGATGCCGCGGGTGGTGATCTCGTACCTGATCGCCGGGATCGGCGCCGGTTTCGTCAACGCCGCCAACGCCCGGATGGCCGTCGACAGCGTCCCCTCCGCGAACGCCAGCATGGGTTCGGGCGCGGCCAACACCGCCCGCTACGTCGGTTCGGCGATGGGGGTCGCGATCGGCATCGCCGTGGTCGGCGGGCTGGGCTGGGCCGACGGCGTCAACTCGGTACTGATCGGCTCGGCGGTGCTGCTGGGACTGGCGGCGCTCGGTTACGCGTCCGTCGGCCGGGTCCGTCGCCCCAGCCTCGCCTGA